A portion of the Phormidium ambiguum IAM M-71 genome contains these proteins:
- a CDS encoding DegT/DnrJ/EryC1/StrS family aminotransferase: MVQSVSQSQAMRSHAPVRSKDRFLVFGAPAIEDAEIAEVVSTMNSGWLGTGPKVARFEQEFAAYKNAKSAIAVNSCTAALHLSYLAAGIKPGDEVITTPLTFCATVNAIIHAKGTPVLVDVDPVTKNIDPKEIVKRITPQTKAIAVVHMAGHPCDMDAIMQIAQEHNLQVIEDCAHAIETEYKGQKAGTIGDFGCFSFYVTKNIVTGEGGMIITRAEESLSRLKVLALHGMSKDAWKRFGDEGYKHYQVVECGFKYNMMDLQAAIGIHQLNRIETYWYRREEIWNQYNSAFADLPITLPASPEPNTRHGYHLYTILIDEERAGISRDKFLDAMTAHNIGVGVHYLSIPEHPYYQETFGWQPEDYPNAMAIGRQTVSLPLSARLTDDDVQDVILAVRQILTGSR, translated from the coding sequence ATGGTACAGTCTGTTTCGCAATCTCAAGCCATGAGATCGCACGCTCCCGTGCGTTCCAAAGATCGGTTCTTAGTTTTTGGTGCTCCTGCTATTGAGGACGCAGAAATTGCCGAAGTTGTTTCCACCATGAATAGTGGCTGGTTAGGTACGGGGCCAAAAGTTGCTCGCTTTGAGCAAGAGTTTGCTGCTTATAAAAATGCTAAAAGTGCGATCGCAGTTAATTCTTGCACCGCTGCCCTTCATCTGAGTTATTTAGCAGCAGGTATCAAACCTGGAGATGAAGTAATTACAACACCCCTGACCTTTTGCGCGACAGTAAATGCCATAATTCACGCCAAAGGCACGCCAGTCTTGGTGGATGTTGACCCAGTAACTAAAAATATCGACCCCAAGGAGATTGTTAAGCGAATTACTCCTCAGACAAAAGCGATCGCAGTAGTTCACATGGCTGGGCATCCTTGTGATATGGATGCAATTATGCAAATTGCCCAAGAACATAATTTGCAAGTAATTGAAGATTGTGCTCATGCGATCGAAACAGAATATAAAGGTCAAAAAGCTGGCACTATCGGTGATTTTGGCTGTTTTAGTTTCTATGTCACCAAAAACATCGTGACTGGCGAAGGAGGAATGATTATCACCCGCGCCGAAGAAAGTTTGTCTCGACTCAAAGTTCTGGCGCTACATGGCATGAGCAAAGATGCTTGGAAGCGATTTGGAGATGAAGGCTACAAGCATTATCAAGTAGTTGAATGTGGCTTCAAATACAACATGATGGATTTACAAGCAGCCATTGGAATTCATCAGCTAAACCGGATTGAAACTTACTGGTACAGAAGAGAAGAAATCTGGAATCAATACAATAGCGCATTTGCAGATTTGCCTATTACATTACCAGCTTCTCCAGAACCAAATACTCGTCATGGTTATCACCTTTACACAATTTTGATTGATGAGGAACGCGCAGGAATTAGTCGAGATAAATTCCTTGATGCTATGACTGCCCATAATATTGGTGTTGGAGTGCATTATTTAAGCATTCCAGAACACCCCTATTATCAAGAGACTTTCGGCTGGCAACCAGAAGATTACCCCAATGCAATGGCTATTGGTCGTCAAACAGTCAGTTTACCTTTGTCTGCTCGTTTAACAGATGACGACGTTCAAGATGTCATCTTGGCTGTAAGACAAATTTTGACAGGTTCCAGGTAA